One segment of Solanum stenotomum isolate F172 chromosome 1, ASM1918654v1, whole genome shotgun sequence DNA contains the following:
- the LOC125853810 gene encoding probable protein phosphatase 2C 34 encodes MVQFSSIFTGFTKSIAIRNGKKSKHDDGRETADALAKEAKKNEMMLTSSGSVAGVSHNLAAVFSKGGKKGINQDRFVVWEDFGCQDDMTFCGVFDGHGPWGHLVAKRVRKLMPPALLRNWQKRVAHTVDGTDGTLIDRSCFQFDIWKQSYFETCSIIDQELEQYADSFYSGTTALTLVRQGDLLVVANVGDSRAVLATTDDDGRLVSVQLTVDLKPNLPRESERIMQSRGRVLSCEDEPGVYRVWMPTVEGPGLAISRAFGDYYIKDFGLISEPELTSRKITHRDQFAILATDGVWDVMSNEEAVEIVSTTEEREDAAKRLVESAICAWKRKRRGVPMDDISAICLFFHNIPLSKQQAKNV; translated from the exons ATGGTGCAGTTCTCTTCTATTTTCACTGGCTTTACGAAATCTATAGCAATCAGAAATGGGAAGAAAAGTAAACATGATGACGGAAGGGAAACTGCAGATGCACTGGCTAAAGAAGCTAAAAAGAACGAGATGATGTTAACGTCATCTGGCTCTGTAGCTGGTGTCTCTCACAATTTGGCTGCTGTTTTCTCCAAAGGAGGGAAGAAAGGTATCAATCAGGATAGATTTGTTGTGTGGGAG gattttggatGCCAAGATGACATGACCTTCTGTGGGGTGTTCGATGGGCATGGTCCTTGGGGTCATCTTGTTgctaaaagagttagaaaactGATGCCACCAGCTTTGCTTCGTAATTGGCAGAAACGGGTTGCCCACACCGTGGATGGTACTGATGGGACATTGATAGATAGAAGTTGTTTCCAGTTTGACATTTGGAAGCAATCCTACTTTGAGACTTGCTCCATCATCGATCAAGAACTCGAGCAGTATGCTGACTCTTTCTACAGTGGTACCACAGCTTTGACGCTCGTTAGACAG GGTGATCTGCTGGTGGTAGCAAACGTTGGAGATTCTCGAGCTGTATTGGCAACAACAGATGATGATGGTAGATTGGTATCAGTTCAGCTCACCGTTGACCTCAAACCTAACTTACCTC GGGAAAGCGAGCGAATAATGCAGTCAAGAGGGAGAGTGTTGTCGTGCGAGGATGAACCAGGGGTGTATAGAGTGTGGATGCCTACAGTTGAAGGGCCTGGATTAGCAATATCAAGAGCGTTTGGTGATTACTACATAAAGGACTTTGGCCTCATTTCTGAACCAGAATTGACATCCAGAAAAATAACACATAGAGATCAGTTTGCCATCTTGGCAACAGATGGG GTTTGGGATGTGATGTCAAATGAAGAAGCAGTGGAGATAGTTTCAACAACAGAAGAGAGGGAAGATGCAGCTAAGAGGCTGGTGGAAAGTGCTATTTGTGCGTGGAAACGCAAACGAAGGGGTGTTCCCATGGATGATATCTCAGCAATATGCCTCTTCTTTCATAACATTCCTCTTTCAAAACAACAAGCTAAGAATGTCTAA